One Terriglobia bacterium genomic window, GTGACGCAACGCGACCAGCTTCCCCGCTTCAGCATCAGCGTTAACTTTGTCCAGGTGCCGGTCACCGTCCGCGACAAAGGCGGACGCATGATCCCCGGCCTGACGCCCAAAGATTTCACCGTGTATGAAGACGGCGTCCCGCAGAAGCTGCGCTTCTTTACCAGCGACCCCTTTCCGCTTTCCGCCGCCATCGTAGTGGATACCGACCTTCCCGCCGGGACCATGAAGAAGGTGAACGACACTCTGCCGGCGCTGATCGGGGCCTTCAGTGAATTCGACGAAGTCGCGCTCTACCGCTATGGCCACACCGTGCAGTTGATCTCCACCTTCACCGGGGCGGCCAGTGTTTCCACGTCCACGCTGAACAAGGTGAAGCGTCCAGGACGCGAAAGCGGCCCGCCGATGCTGGGCGGACCCATGAGCGGGCCGTCCATCAACGGTCATCCCGCCGATCCCAGCATCCCCAACGCCGGCGTGCCGGCGGCGGTGCAACAATCGTATGTGCTGAATGACGCCATTCTGCGCGCGGCCCAGGACCTGAGCCGGCGCGACCGCACCCGGCGCCGCATCATCTTTGTGGTGAGTGACGGACGCGAACTGGGCAGCGCCGCCAATTATGAAGAAGTAAAGAAGGTGCTGCTCTCCAACAACATCGCCGTCTACGCCCTGGGCGTGGACACCGCCGCCATTCCTATCTATGACCGGCTGAACCGCATCCGCGTCCCCGGCTTCGGCTACGGCAACATTCTTCCTAAATACGTTTCCGATACCGCCGGCGATATGTCCGCGGAGTTCGACCGCCAGTCCATCGAACAAGCTTATGCA contains:
- a CDS encoding VWA domain-containing protein, with translation MATSLLAQEIPDAPKPKPTPEQPAQFPDNAPQAPKNTRPDQPPAQAASTPQPQAVAGDVVVTQRDQLPRFSISVNFVQVPVTVRDKGGRMIPGLTPKDFTVYEDGVPQKLRFFTSDPFPLSAAIVVDTDLPAGTMKKVNDTLPALIGAFSEFDEVALYRYGHTVQLISTFTGAASVSTSTLNKVKRPGRESGPPMLGGPMSGPSINGHPADPSIPNAGVPAAVQQSYVLNDAILRAAQDLSRRDRTRRRIIFVVSDGRELGSAANYEEVKKVLLSNNIAVYALGVDTAAIPIYDRLNRIRVPGFGYGNILPKYVSDTAGDMSAEFDRQSIEQAYAKITDVARNQYTLGYTTRATAATGYRAIEVRVHRANLKVVAKAGYYPLPPDTKRREE